Within candidate division WOR-3 bacterium, the genomic segment CTTCGCGACCCTTTTTTCAAACCGACGAATCGCCCAAACACTGAAAAAAAACATCCCGCTGATAAAATTCCTGACCGCCCTTCTTTTCTTCGGACTCGGCATTTTGTTGATTGTTTCAGCATGGTAAAACGTATCATCACGGCGCTCATCGGTTTACTGCTCTTGATCATCATTATCAGAACGCTGCTTTCTTCTGAAAAACGCCGTTTCAAAAAAGACATCATGGAATTGAAAGGAGCGGTTGAACAAGAAAGATACGACACCGCCCTCAAGTATATCGATCAATCATATAACGATGAAAACGGACTCACATACGAGGAGATCGTCAATAAAATCGACCGGCTCTTCAGTTCTTTCGATTCGATAAAGGTCATTATCAGCGGGCTGAAATTGTCGATCGATTCTATAGGGCAAGACAAAACCTTTTACGCGAGCTGCAGTTTGGGACTCAAGGTCTTCGCCAGATATCGGGAAGATAAAATACTTCTTTTCGGCGGTATAATAAAACCGGCTTCGGTTCGCGCCTGGTTCAAAAAAGTCCACACCTGTTATAAACTGTATAACGCGCAATACTGACTTCTCAACAACCCCTACATCCACTTCATTTTCTTGACATTAAAAAAAATAGCAGTATAATACTGTCATGTTTTTCAAAGAAGTGGCTAAAGAACTTAATTTTCCTGAACTGGAACACAAAATCCTTTCTTTCTGGGAAAGGAATAAGATCGTCGATAAATATTTAGTTAAAAACAAGAACAAAGGCAGAAAAAAGTGGTCGTTTCAGGACGGCCCGATAACCGCAAACAACCCGATGGGTGTGCACCATGCCTGGGGCAGAACTTACAAAGATGTCTTTCAACGGTATAAAACGATGAAAGGCTTTGAACAACGCTATCAAAACGGATTCGACTGCCAGGGGCTCTGGGTCGAAGTCGAGGTTGAACGCGAACTCGGGTTCCGCTCCAAAAAAGATATTGAAAAATACGGCATTGACAAATTTGTTCAAAAGTGTAAAGAGCGTGTCCACAAGTACTCGATGGTCCAGACAGAATCATCCATCCGTATCGGAATGTGGATGGATTGGGGTGAATGGAAGACCTCGATGGACGACAAGGACTGGCTCAAGAAGAGCCATTCGTATTATACTATGAGCGAGGTCAACAACTACACGATATGGCATTTTTTGAAAAGATGCCATGAGCGCGGTTTCATCTATGAAGGGGTGGACGTTATGCCCTGGTGTGCACGCTGCGGTACGGCAATCAGTGATATGGAGATCGCCACAGAGGGTTATCAAGAACTCACCCATAAAGCAGTGATCGTCCGTTTTAAACTGCTTGATAAAAAGAATGAATATCTTCTGGTCTGGACTACGACTCCCTGGACATTGACTTCAAACACCGGCGTAGCTGTCCATCCTGACCTGCCCTATGTCAAAGTAAAAAACAACGGAGTATTTTATTACCTGGCGAAATCACTACTCAAGGTATTGAAAGGAAAGTATGAAATAATCGAAGAGTTCCCCGGCAAAAAACTCCTGGGACTCACCTATGAAGGACCTTTTGATTATTTACCGGTTCAGAAGAATGTCGTCCATAAAGTAATCCCCTGGGAAGAAATCAGTGAATCTGAGGGAACCGGTCTGGTGCATATTGCGCCGGGCTGCGGTAAAGAAGATTTTGCCCTGGGAAAGGAATTCGGTCTGAAAACGATCGCACCATTGGACGAGTTGGGGATATACATCGACGGTTTTGACTGGCTCTCTGGCAAGGATGTAAAAGACGTCGCCCCACCCATCATCGAAGATCTGAAAAAACGTGGGATATTGTATGACGCTGCAGACTATACACACCGTTATCCTGTATGCTGGCGATGCGGCAGTGAGCTGATCTTCAGGCTGGTCGACGAATGGTTCATCTCCATGGATACCCTTCGCTATGAGATTTCCGAAGTGACGAAAAAAGTCGAACGTTGGATCCCTTCCTTCGGTCTCGCCCGTGAGCTCGATTGGCTTAAGAACATGAGTGACTGGTGTATATCCAAAAAGAGATACTGGGGCCTTGCCCTGCCGATATGGAAATGCAAGTGCGGTAATTTTATGATCATCGGTTCCCGGGATGAATTAAAAGAGAAAGCAGTCGAAGGATGGCGGGAATTTGAAGGCCATTCACCGCATCGCCCCTGGATCGACAAGATAAAGATAAAATGCGACAAATGCGGAGCACTGGTGTCACGCATCCCTGATGTGGGAAACCCCTGGCTTGATGCAGGAATCGTCCCTTATTCGACAATCCGTCCACCTGATGATATGCACAATCTCTCAAACGGCTATCCTTTCAACAAAGACTACTGGAAGGAATGGTTTCCTGCGGACTTCATCACTGAATGCTTTCCCGGACAGTTCAGAAACTGGTTCTATGCGATATTGACGATGAGCACGGTACTGGAAAACAAACCGCCCTTTAAAGTACTTCTCGGCTATGCCTCCCTGCGTGACGAACACGGCGAAGAGATGCACAAAAGCAAAGGCAATGCAATCTGGTCTGATGAAGCCGCGGAAAAGGTCGGTGCCGATGTAATGCGGTGGATGTTCGCCAAACATAACCCTGTTCAGAATCTGAATTTCGGCTACGGGCCGGCGAAAGAGATTAAAAGAACTCTATTGACGTTGTGGAATGTATACTCCTTCTTCGTCACCTATGCGAACATCGATAATTTCAATCCTCTTAATAAAAAGATCAATGAAAAGGCATTAACAAAGCTCGACCGCTGGATTCTCTCACGTCTCAACTCGCTTATTCTGGATGTCGACAAGTTATATGAAAATTACGAGCTTATGACCATTGTAAAACTCGCCGAGAAATTCTTCGACGACCTTTCAAACTGGTACGTCCGACGGAGTCGAAGAAGATTCTGGAAATCGGAAAATGATGCAGATAAAGAAACCGCTTATCTGGTTCTTTATGAATGTCTGGTCAAACT encodes:
- a CDS encoding isoleucine--tRNA ligase, producing MFFKEVAKELNFPELEHKILSFWERNKIVDKYLVKNKNKGRKKWSFQDGPITANNPMGVHHAWGRTYKDVFQRYKTMKGFEQRYQNGFDCQGLWVEVEVERELGFRSKKDIEKYGIDKFVQKCKERVHKYSMVQTESSIRIGMWMDWGEWKTSMDDKDWLKKSHSYYTMSEVNNYTIWHFLKRCHERGFIYEGVDVMPWCARCGTAISDMEIATEGYQELTHKAVIVRFKLLDKKNEYLLVWTTTPWTLTSNTGVAVHPDLPYVKVKNNGVFYYLAKSLLKVLKGKYEIIEEFPGKKLLGLTYEGPFDYLPVQKNVVHKVIPWEEISESEGTGLVHIAPGCGKEDFALGKEFGLKTIAPLDELGIYIDGFDWLSGKDVKDVAPPIIEDLKKRGILYDAADYTHRYPVCWRCGSELIFRLVDEWFISMDTLRYEISEVTKKVERWIPSFGLARELDWLKNMSDWCISKKRYWGLALPIWKCKCGNFMIIGSRDELKEKAVEGWREFEGHSPHRPWIDKIKIKCDKCGALVSRIPDVGNPWLDAGIVPYSTIRPPDDMHNLSNGYPFNKDYWKEWFPADFITECFPGQFRNWFYAILTMSTVLENKPPFKVLLGYASLRDEHGEEMHKSKGNAIWSDEAAEKVGADVMRWMFAKHNPVQNLNFGYGPAKEIKRTLLTLWNVYSFFVTYANIDNFNPLNKKINEKALTKLDRWILSRLNSLILDVDKLYENYELMTIVKLAEKFFDDLSNWYVRRSRRRFWKSENDADKETAYLVLYECLVKLLKIISPIMPFWTEEMYQNLVRNVDKDAPPSIHLCDFPEVENEKIDEKLENEISLTRTIVSLGRAARNKVNIKIRQPLAEMFIMVPETNPQLSEADRKTILDELNIKSIKAVGPDALDTVYIFTATPVFEKLGPKFGKLANRVGDWIKSLSNEKVEELIKSGSLKQDFDGRTIEITKEDVQIRKKEAPEVSVMIEGEYGVGLKTVLTKELENEGMVRELIHKIQLLRKEADFNLVDRIKIFYQTEPRLKEAIVENLDYLKNETLATEVTEGTKTGEINKTVDINGIKAKINLRRDR